In the Acidovorax sp. A79 genome, one interval contains:
- a CDS encoding class I adenylate-forming enzyme family protein — protein sequence MFPIDFFWRAAQRWPDRIAIDAPEGAIRYDALAARVAALAAGFTAIDPTPQSRVGICAGNSADHIAALLAVLACGKVWVPLNPKSTRPEIRRIIDATEPSILVLDTACADLVEGAPGARVPTAGLADLAAVHAGAQRPVIDLPDDATQAIKFTGGTTGAPKGVMQPYRAWMANITNQIHAWRFDEHERYIVAAPITHGTSTYLLPILAQGGCHVVLAGAGAEAVRTAFRERGGTVCFMPPTLVYMLMALPGVSRADFPRLRRLIYGGAPMPPEKIRQVRDFFGPVLGTTYGQTEAPQILTVMQPGDFEDPANWAAVGRTTWFSDVAIMAPDGRLLPTGEVGEVVARGDLLMTGYWRLPEKTAETLVDGWLHTGDRGLIDERGYLYLKDRLKDMVITGGFNVYPVDVENALGQHPAVHECAVFGLPDDKWGETVQAAVQLRPGVQATEAELIAFVRERLGPVQTPKHIHFHESLPRSPVGKVLKSAVRDAALAATA from the coding sequence ATGTTCCCCATCGACTTCTTCTGGCGCGCCGCCCAGCGCTGGCCCGACCGCATCGCCATCGACGCGCCCGAGGGCGCCATCCGCTACGACGCGCTGGCCGCCCGCGTGGCAGCGCTGGCGGCGGGCTTCACCGCCATCGACCCCACACCCCAAAGCCGCGTGGGCATCTGCGCGGGCAACAGCGCCGACCACATCGCTGCGCTGCTGGCGGTGCTGGCCTGCGGCAAGGTCTGGGTGCCGCTCAACCCCAAGAGCACCCGACCCGAAATCCGCCGCATCATCGACGCGACCGAGCCCTCCATCCTGGTGCTCGACACGGCCTGTGCCGATCTGGTCGAAGGGGCACCCGGTGCCCGCGTGCCGACCGCAGGGCTTGCCGACCTGGCCGCCGTGCATGCGGGCGCGCAGCGCCCGGTGATCGACTTGCCGGACGACGCCACCCAGGCCATCAAGTTCACGGGCGGCACCACGGGCGCGCCCAAGGGCGTCATGCAGCCCTACCGCGCGTGGATGGCCAACATCACCAACCAGATCCACGCCTGGCGCTTCGACGAGCACGAGCGCTACATCGTGGCCGCGCCCATCACGCACGGCACCTCCACCTACCTGCTGCCCATCCTGGCGCAGGGCGGCTGCCACGTGGTGCTGGCCGGCGCGGGCGCCGAGGCGGTGCGCACGGCCTTCCGCGAGCGCGGCGGCACGGTGTGCTTCATGCCGCCCACGCTGGTCTACATGCTGATGGCGCTGCCCGGCGTATCGCGCGCGGACTTTCCGCGCTTGCGCCGGCTCATCTACGGCGGTGCGCCCATGCCGCCCGAGAAGATCCGCCAGGTGCGCGACTTCTTCGGCCCCGTGCTGGGCACCACCTACGGCCAGACCGAGGCGCCGCAGATCCTCACCGTGATGCAGCCCGGGGACTTCGAGGACCCGGCCAACTGGGCGGCCGTGGGCCGCACCACCTGGTTCAGCGACGTGGCCATCATGGCGCCCGACGGCCGCCTGCTGCCCACGGGCGAGGTGGGCGAGGTGGTGGCGCGTGGCGACCTGCTGATGACCGGCTACTGGCGCCTGCCCGAGAAGACCGCCGAGACCCTGGTGGACGGCTGGCTGCACACGGGCGACCGCGGGCTCATCGACGAACGCGGTTATCTCTACCTCAAGGACCGGCTCAAGGACATGGTGATCACCGGCGGCTTCAACGTCTACCCCGTGGACGTGGAGAACGCGCTGGGCCAGCACCCGGCCGTGCACGAATGCGCCGTGTTCGGCCTGCCCGACGACAAGTGGGGCGAGACCGTGCAGGCCGCCGTGCAGCTGCGCCCCGGCGTGCAGGCCACGGAAGCCGAGCTGATCGCCTTCGTGCGCGAACGCCTGGGCCCGGTGCAGACGCCCAAGCACATCCATTTCCACGAGAGCCTGCCCCGTTCGCCCGTGGGCAAGGTGCTCAAGTCCGCCGTGCGCGATGCGGCATTGGCCGCCACGGCCTGA
- the tcuA gene encoding FAD-dependent tricarballylate dehydrogenase TcuA, with product MSGDAVVDVLVIGGGNAALCAALMAREAGASVLLLESAPRAWRGGNSAHTRNLRCMHDAPQDVLVGAYPEEEFWQDLLKVTGGLTNEHLARLVIRESSTCRPWMRRHGVHFQPALAGTLHVARTNAFFMGGGKALVNAYYRSAEALGVRVRYEAPVERLDIDNGRFVAAHLAGGERITAKSCVLAAGGFESNREWLREAWGQNERGEWPSDNFLIRGTAYNRGVLLRHLLDDHGADRIGDPTQAHMVAIDARAPLYDGGICTRIDCVSLGVVVNRDGERFYDEGEDFWPKRYAIWGRLVAQQPGQIGYSVIDSQAIGRFMPPVFPGVKADTLPELAQQLGLPVDRFMRTLDSYNAACRVGTFDHTTLDDCHTEGIAPAKTHWARPIATGPFYGYALRPGVTFTYLGLRTDDTAAVRFGDVPSPNLFVAGEMMAGNVLGKGYTAGVGMSIGTAFGRIAGTQAALASKQAPALIHKAPAAMKTGVSDANA from the coding sequence ATGAGCGGCGACGCTGTGGTTGATGTGCTCGTCATCGGCGGCGGCAATGCCGCCCTGTGCGCCGCCCTGATGGCGCGCGAGGCGGGCGCCAGCGTGCTGTTGCTCGAATCGGCCCCACGCGCCTGGCGCGGCGGCAACTCGGCCCACACCCGCAACCTGCGCTGCATGCACGACGCGCCGCAGGACGTGCTGGTCGGCGCCTACCCCGAAGAAGAGTTCTGGCAAGACCTGCTCAAGGTGACGGGCGGCCTCACCAACGAACACCTGGCGCGCCTGGTGATCCGCGAGTCGAGCACCTGCCGGCCCTGGATGCGCCGCCACGGCGTGCACTTTCAGCCCGCGTTGGCCGGCACGCTGCACGTGGCGCGCACCAACGCGTTCTTCATGGGCGGGGGCAAGGCGCTGGTCAATGCCTACTACCGCAGCGCCGAGGCGCTGGGCGTGCGGGTGCGCTACGAAGCCCCGGTGGAGCGCCTGGACATCGACAACGGCCGCTTCGTCGCGGCGCACCTGGCCGGCGGCGAGCGCATCACGGCCAAGAGCTGCGTGCTCGCGGCGGGCGGGTTCGAGTCCAATCGCGAATGGCTGCGCGAGGCCTGGGGCCAGAACGAACGCGGCGAGTGGCCGTCGGACAACTTCCTCATCCGCGGCACGGCCTACAACCGGGGCGTGCTGCTGCGCCACCTGCTCGACGACCACGGCGCCGACCGCATCGGCGACCCCACGCAGGCGCACATGGTGGCCATCGACGCGCGCGCGCCGCTGTACGACGGCGGCATCTGCACGCGCATCGACTGCGTGTCGCTGGGCGTGGTGGTCAACCGCGATGGCGAGCGTTTCTACGACGAGGGCGAGGACTTCTGGCCCAAGCGATACGCGATCTGGGGCCGCCTGGTGGCGCAGCAGCCGGGGCAGATCGGCTACTCGGTCATCGACAGCCAGGCCATCGGCCGCTTCATGCCGCCCGTGTTCCCGGGCGTGAAGGCCGACACCCTGCCCGAGCTGGCGCAACAACTCGGCCTGCCCGTGGACCGCTTCATGCGCACGCTGGACAGCTACAACGCCGCCTGCCGCGTGGGCACCTTCGACCACACCACGCTGGACGACTGCCACACCGAGGGCATCGCGCCCGCCAAGACCCACTGGGCGCGGCCCATCGCCACCGGCCCGTTCTACGGCTACGCGCTCAGGCCCGGCGTGACCTTCACCTACCTGGGCCTGCGCACCGACGACACCGCCGCCGTGCGCTTTGGCGACGTGCCGAGCCCCAACCTGTTCGTGGCCGGCGAAATGATGGCCGGCAACGTGCTGGGCAAGGGCTACACGGCCGGGGTGGGCATGAGCATCGGCACGGCCTTCGGCCGCATCGCGGGAACACAGGCCGCCTTGGCATCCAAACAGGCTCCAGCGCTTATCCACAAAGCGCCAGCAGCTATGAAAACAGGAGTTAGTGATGCAAACGCTTGA
- a CDS encoding tripartite tricarboxylate transporter substrate binding protein: MTSHTTPSATPYTAPRRRLLALAAAIACTAALPLQAQTASATGWPAKPVKLVVGYAAGGATDVIARLVAARLGDQLGQPVVVDNRAGANSNVGAEAVARAPADGYTLYVYTIANTINATLYPKLGYDPVKDFEPIGMIARIPNILVVNPKLPVKNLADYVRYAKESKDGITFASSGSGSSIHLSGEMFKMQSRLKMLHVPYRGSAPAVTDLLGGQVDSMFDNTPSALPHVQAGKLRAIAITSAQRSPLLPDVPTLAESGYAGFDVQSWFGLAAPAGTPRAVVEQVNAALNKVLAQPEVRNRLQELAATPDGGTPDKMRSFAAAEIKRWREVVKESGASAE; this comes from the coding sequence ATGACCTCGCATACCACTCCCTCTGCCACGCCCTACACGGCTCCGCGCCGGCGCCTGCTGGCCCTGGCCGCCGCCATCGCCTGCACCGCCGCCCTGCCCCTGCAGGCCCAGACCGCCAGCGCCACGGGCTGGCCCGCCAAGCCCGTGAAGCTCGTCGTGGGCTATGCGGCTGGCGGCGCCACCGATGTGATCGCGCGCCTGGTGGCCGCCAGGCTCGGCGACCAGCTCGGCCAGCCCGTGGTGGTGGACAACCGCGCGGGCGCCAACAGCAACGTGGGCGCCGAGGCCGTGGCGCGCGCGCCGGCCGACGGCTACACACTGTACGTCTACACCATCGCCAACACCATCAACGCCACGCTGTACCCCAAGCTCGGCTACGACCCGGTCAAGGACTTCGAGCCCATCGGCATGATCGCCAGGATTCCGAACATCCTGGTGGTCAACCCCAAGCTGCCCGTCAAGAACCTGGCCGACTACGTGCGCTACGCCAAGGAGTCCAAGGACGGCATCACCTTCGCGTCCTCGGGCAGCGGCTCGTCCATCCACCTCTCGGGCGAGATGTTCAAGATGCAGTCCAGGCTCAAGATGCTGCACGTGCCTTACCGGGGCAGCGCGCCTGCCGTCACCGACTTGCTGGGCGGCCAGGTGGATTCGATGTTCGACAACACGCCCTCGGCGCTGCCGCATGTGCAGGCGGGCAAGCTGCGCGCCATTGCCATCACCAGCGCCCAGCGCTCGCCCTTGCTGCCGGATGTGCCCACGCTGGCCGAGTCGGGCTATGCGGGCTTCGACGTGCAGTCGTGGTTTGGCCTGGCCGCACCGGCGGGCACGCCGCGCGCCGTGGTCGAGCAGGTCAATGCGGCCCTGAACAAGGTGCTGGCCCAGCCCGAGGTGCGCAACCGCCTGCAGGAGCTGGCCGCCACGCCCGATGGGGGCACGCCCGACAAGATGCGCAGCTTTGCCGCCGCCGAGATCAAGCGTTGGCGCGAGGTCGTCAAGGAATCGGGCGCATCGGCCGAGTAA
- a CDS encoding IclR family transcriptional regulator has product MPSRPANRNVRLPDVPSPPEAPDDPGSRTLRRGLQVLDAVLAQGRDGARVVDLCRAAGLERATVYRLLATLLESGYVAQRGRFRYVAGPRLAAMAEPAGQPNMAMRLAPVLERVSRACGDAAFAIVREGPTSHCIARHVGTHPVQILVIQVGTRQPLGVGAAGLALLAALPDAEMQAAIAANAQALPRYGGMTPERLAILVRATRERGWSVVGNHATQGVLAAGMAVRNAAGEPVAAISVASTVDRMPRERQQLIARWMREALAALLPGGV; this is encoded by the coding sequence ATGCCCTCCCGACCTGCGAATCGAAACGTCCGCCTGCCGGACGTTCCATCCCCGCCCGAAGCCCCCGACGACCCCGGCAGCCGCACGCTGCGCCGGGGCCTGCAGGTGCTGGACGCCGTGCTGGCCCAGGGTCGCGACGGCGCGCGCGTGGTCGACCTGTGCCGCGCGGCGGGGCTGGAGCGCGCCACCGTCTACCGCCTGCTGGCCACGCTGCTGGAGAGCGGCTATGTGGCGCAGCGCGGGCGCTTTCGCTACGTGGCGGGCCCGCGCCTTGCGGCCATGGCCGAGCCCGCGGGCCAGCCCAACATGGCCATGCGCCTGGCGCCAGTGCTGGAGCGCGTGAGCCGCGCCTGCGGCGATGCGGCCTTCGCCATCGTGCGCGAGGGGCCCACTTCGCACTGCATCGCCCGCCACGTGGGCACGCACCCGGTGCAGATCCTCGTGATCCAGGTGGGCACGCGCCAGCCGCTGGGCGTGGGCGCGGCGGGCCTGGCGCTGCTGGCCGCATTGCCCGATGCCGAGATGCAGGCCGCCATCGCCGCCAACGCGCAGGCGCTGCCGCGCTACGGCGGCATGACGCCCGAGCGCCTGGCCATCCTGGTGCGCGCCACGCGCGAGCGCGGCTGGTCGGTGGTGGGCAACCACGCCACCCAGGGCGTGCTGGCCGCCGGCATGGCCGTGCGCAACGCGGCCGGCGAGCCCGTGGCCGCGATCAGCGTGGCATCCACCGTGGACCGCATGCCGCGCGAGCGCCAGCAGCTCATCGCGCGCTGGATGCGCGAGGCGCTGGCGGCGCTGCTGCCGGGCGGGGTGTGA
- the bcsD gene encoding cellulose biosynthesis protein BcsD — translation MSSIVSMPSSPEIAEHLAQQQCTVQWRGFFQALASEFAAALAPEDLRALMFRVGARFAAEHPLPACATLQELEQAMSAVWTRIDWGWVRLVQDVAQLDIHHSLSPVSAAFGPDHAPWSGGFLEGVYQGWFELAGAGQLKVVQRAPADAWGCVHLQLAR, via the coding sequence ATGTCCTCCATCGTTTCCATGCCCTCCAGTCCCGAGATCGCCGAACACCTGGCCCAGCAGCAGTGCACGGTCCAGTGGAGGGGGTTCTTTCAGGCCCTGGCGTCGGAGTTTGCCGCCGCACTCGCGCCGGAAGACCTGCGCGCGCTGATGTTCCGGGTGGGGGCACGGTTCGCGGCGGAGCATCCCCTGCCGGCGTGCGCCACCCTGCAGGAGCTGGAGCAGGCCATGTCGGCCGTGTGGACCCGCATCGACTGGGGCTGGGTCCGCCTGGTGCAGGACGTGGCGCAACTGGACATCCACCACAGCCTGTCGCCCGTATCCGCTGCGTTCGGGCCCGACCACGCACCATGGTCGGGTGGTTTCCTGGAGGGCGTCTATCAGGGCTGGTTCGAACTGGCCGGCGCTGGCCAGCTCAAGGTGGTGCAGCGCGCGCCCGCGGATGCCTGGGGGTGCGTGCACCTCCAGCTGGCACGCTGA
- the bcsP gene encoding cellulose biosynthesis protein BcsP: MKHSDDIVNLFQQFGAKADPYHELARQQEHKLSRERWPLVSAVRDAVADDVPSVDRRAGVPGAPTPQTAFAPAPASARPAPAGWAQPAARPAAEVPPPVVAPTSMPADRVPPSAALAARSPLAGLAGLRTAAAPSPSDAAAVQPGSLPADLPSVFARLAGAGDTPARPAAAWQPRKGHP; the protein is encoded by the coding sequence ATGAAGCATTCAGACGACATCGTGAACCTCTTTCAGCAGTTCGGCGCCAAGGCGGACCCCTACCATGAGCTGGCCCGCCAGCAGGAGCACAAGCTCTCCAGGGAGCGCTGGCCGCTGGTGTCGGCCGTCCGCGACGCCGTCGCCGATGACGTTCCTTCCGTAGACCGCCGCGCCGGCGTCCCCGGTGCCCCGACGCCCCAGACGGCCTTCGCGCCCGCGCCGGCTTCGGCACGGCCCGCCCCCGCGGGCTGGGCGCAACCCGCCGCGCGGCCTGCGGCCGAGGTTCCTCCGCCCGTGGTGGCGCCCACATCCATGCCGGCGGACCGCGTGCCACCCTCGGCCGCGCTGGCCGCCCGTTCGCCCCTGGCCGGCCTGGCCGGCCTGCGCACCGCGGCGGCCCCTTCCCCTTCCGATGCGGCGGCGGTGCAACCCGGTTCGCTGCCCGCCGATCTGCCGTCGGTGTTTGCGCGCCTGGCGGGCGCGGGCGACACCCCGGCCCGGCCCGCAGCGGCCTGGCAGCCTCGCAAGGGCCACCCATGA
- the mnmA gene encoding tRNA 2-thiouridine(34) synthase MnmA, which yields MTASPKQRVVVGLSGGVDSAVTAHLLKQQGHEVVGIFMKNWEDDDDSEFCSSNIDFVDAAAVADVIGIEIEHVNFAADYKDRVFAEFLREYQAGRTPNPDVLCNAEIKFKAFLDHAMRLGAEKIATGHYARVRQNPASGLFELLKGLDPSKDQSYFLHRLNQAQLSKTLFPVGELHKTEVRRIAEEIGLPNARKKDSTGICFIGERPFREFLNRYISHAPGPIQDDRGRTIGKHVGLSFYTLGQRQGLGIGGIKEKGVQRGGGDHAPWFVARKDLATNTLRVVQGHDHPWLLSHALQAQDASWTSGHPPVPGHYGAKTRYRQQDAACSVVSAAGTDFQLRFSQAQWAVTPGQSAVLYDGEVCLGGGVIGSATD from the coding sequence ATGACAGCATCCCCCAAGCAGCGCGTCGTCGTCGGCCTCTCCGGCGGCGTGGACTCCGCCGTGACCGCCCACCTGCTCAAACAGCAGGGCCATGAGGTGGTCGGCATCTTCATGAAGAACTGGGAAGACGACGACGACAGCGAGTTCTGCTCGTCCAACATCGACTTCGTGGACGCGGCCGCCGTGGCCGACGTGATCGGCATCGAGATCGAGCACGTCAACTTCGCGGCCGACTACAAGGACCGCGTGTTCGCCGAGTTCCTGCGCGAGTACCAGGCCGGCCGCACGCCCAACCCCGACGTGCTGTGCAACGCCGAGATCAAGTTCAAGGCCTTCCTGGACCACGCCATGCGCCTGGGCGCCGAGAAGATCGCCACGGGACATTACGCGCGGGTGCGCCAGAACCCGGCCTCGGGCCTGTTCGAGCTGCTCAAGGGGCTCGACCCGTCCAAGGACCAGAGCTACTTCCTGCACCGCCTGAACCAGGCGCAGTTGTCCAAGACCCTGTTCCCTGTGGGCGAGCTGCACAAGACCGAGGTGCGCCGCATCGCCGAGGAGATCGGGCTGCCCAACGCCAGGAAGAAGGACTCCACCGGCATCTGCTTCATCGGCGAGCGGCCGTTCCGCGAGTTCCTGAACCGCTACATCAGCCACGCACCGGGCCCCATCCAGGACGACCGGGGGCGCACCATCGGCAAGCATGTGGGCTTGAGCTTCTACACGCTGGGCCAGCGCCAGGGGCTGGGCATTGGCGGCATCAAGGAAAAAGGCGTGCAGCGCGGCGGCGGCGATCACGCGCCCTGGTTTGTCGCCCGCAAGGATCTCGCCACGAACACGCTGCGCGTGGTGCAAGGGCATGACCATCCCTGGCTCCTGTCCCACGCCCTGCAGGCCCAGGATGCCAGCTGGACGTCGGGCCACCCACCGGTTCCCGGCCACTACGGCGCCAAGACCCGCTATCGGCAGCAGGACGCCGCCTGCTCGGTCGTCAGCGCGGCGGGCACGGATTTCCAGCTGCGGTTTTCCCAGGCGCAATGGGCGGTCACGCCCGGCCAGAGCGCGGTCCTGTACGACGGGGAGGTGTGCCTGGGTGGCGGGGTCATCGGGTCGGCTACAGACTGA
- a CDS encoding LysR substrate-binding domain-containing protein: MELRQLRYFVRVVERGSMSRAALDLDVVQSALSQQITRLEGELATRLLHRTPRGVAPTEAGLAFFREAQLTLRHADQAVRAAQQARLSGTVTVGLAPTTSSVLGLPLMQAMRARYPDVRLHMVESMSGHLTAMLNARELDLAVLFDTRLHQARQASGARRWEMAPLLEEDLFLICARSGPGNPGGRQLPETLTVAELVHEPLILPTGPHGLRSTLDTAFARDRVAPHVVLEVDSLAMVMAAVDAGLGSTVQPWAAMGRYPDAALRFQCARLTDAPARRVNLLCSLPDEELSPAALATRVVVADCVRQLVATGQWFGTTWIGGEGAPA; the protein is encoded by the coding sequence ATGGAACTGAGACAACTGCGCTACTTCGTGCGCGTGGTGGAGCGCGGCTCCATGAGCCGCGCCGCGCTGGACCTGGACGTGGTGCAGTCCGCGCTGAGCCAGCAGATCACCCGGCTGGAGGGCGAGCTGGCCACGCGCCTGCTGCACCGCACGCCGCGCGGCGTGGCGCCCACCGAGGCGGGGCTGGCCTTCTTCCGCGAGGCGCAGCTCACCCTGCGCCATGCCGACCAGGCCGTGCGCGCCGCGCAGCAGGCGCGGCTGTCGGGCACCGTCACCGTGGGCCTGGCGCCCACCACGTCGAGCGTGCTGGGCCTGCCGCTGATGCAGGCCATGCGCGCGCGCTACCCCGACGTGCGGCTGCACATGGTCGAGAGCATGTCGGGCCACCTCACGGCCATGCTCAACGCGCGCGAGCTGGACCTGGCCGTGCTGTTCGACACCCGCCTGCACCAGGCGCGCCAGGCCAGCGGCGCGCGCCGCTGGGAGATGGCGCCTTTGCTCGAGGAAGACCTGTTCCTCATCTGCGCGCGCAGCGGCCCCGGCAACCCCGGCGGCCGGCAGCTGCCCGAGACCCTGACGGTGGCCGAACTGGTCCATGAACCCCTGATCCTGCCCACCGGCCCGCACGGCCTGCGCAGCACGCTGGACACCGCCTTCGCGCGCGACCGCGTGGCGCCGCACGTGGTGCTGGAGGTGGACTCGCTCGCCATGGTGATGGCCGCCGTGGACGCGGGCCTGGGCTCCACCGTGCAGCCCTGGGCCGCCATGGGCCGCTACCCGGATGCCGCCCTGCGCTTCCAGTGCGCGCGCCTGACCGACGCGCCCGCGCGCCGCGTCAACCTGCTGTGCAGCCTGCCGGACGAAGAGCTCTCGCCCGCCGCGCTGGCCACGCGCGTGGTGGTGGCCGACTGCGTGCGCCAACTCGTGGCCACCGGCCAGTGGTTCGGAACGACATGGATCGGTGGCGAGGGCGCGCCCGCTTGA
- a CDS encoding citryl-CoA lyase, protein MTSTTSKTPVTRLCTHTLTSLHYRDANLVEDLMGKKTFTEVMLMQILGRAPRGVDLRITDVVLIVLMEHGLTPSAIATRLIYMSAPENLQGAVSAGLLAVGSSFVGTMENCSSLLDRIAAAEDPEAEALAIARHYKGLKSPVPGFGHHLHKPVDPRAYKLLEMGRAEAELQGDKIRALEMLSSAVDEVAGRAITINATGAVAALLGEIGVPTAVMRGFAVISRAAGLVAHIVEEQNSPSGRFIWDTVEHVIPFVGGAGQGGPA, encoded by the coding sequence ATGACCTCCACCACTTCCAAGACCCCCGTCACCCGCCTGTGCACCCACACCCTCACCAGCCTGCATTACCGCGATGCAAACCTGGTCGAGGACTTGATGGGGAAGAAGACCTTCACCGAGGTGATGCTCATGCAGATCCTGGGCCGCGCGCCGCGCGGCGTGGACCTGCGCATCACCGACGTGGTGCTCATCGTGCTCATGGAGCACGGCCTCACGCCCAGTGCGATCGCCACGCGGCTGATCTACATGAGCGCGCCCGAGAACCTGCAGGGCGCCGTGAGCGCGGGCCTGCTGGCCGTGGGCAGCTCCTTCGTGGGCACCATGGAGAACTGCTCCAGTCTGCTCGACCGCATCGCGGCGGCTGAGGACCCCGAAGCCGAAGCGCTGGCCATTGCACGCCACTACAAGGGCCTGAAATCCCCCGTGCCCGGCTTTGGCCACCACCTGCACAAGCCCGTGGACCCACGCGCCTACAAGCTGCTGGAGATGGGCCGCGCCGAGGCCGAACTGCAGGGCGACAAGATCCGCGCGCTGGAGATGCTGTCCAGCGCCGTCGATGAGGTCGCAGGCCGCGCCATCACCATCAACGCCACGGGCGCGGTGGCGGCGCTGCTCGGCGAGATCGGCGTGCCCACGGCGGTGATGCGCGGCTTTGCCGTGATCTCGCGCGCGGCCGGGCTGGTGGCGCACATCGTGGAGGAGCAGAACAGCCCGTCGGGCCGCTTCATCTGGGACACGGTGGAGCATGTGATCCCCTTCGTCGGCGGCGCGGGCCAGGGCGGCCCGGCGTGA
- a CDS encoding SDR family NAD(P)-dependent oxidoreductase, with protein MSAVPHPPALPLDLSGRVVFVAGGGSAGPGWSIGRAACVTYARLGASVCVADRDAASAEETTALIHAESGTAATFVGDVAEAAEVKRLFAEARERFGGAIDVLHHNVGIGKTGGPLETSAEDFDRIHGVNVNSLLLACQQVLPGMVERGRGSIIAISSIAGMRYLGYPHLAYGVTKAAVTHFTRLVAQQYAGQGVRANTVVPGLIDTPRIATTVAKMFSDASLDEARAARARQVPMGRMGTAWDVAHACAFLASDAAAYVTGTELVVDGGITGKFV; from the coding sequence GTGAGCGCCGTACCGCATCCCCCCGCCCTGCCGCTGGACCTGTCGGGCCGTGTGGTCTTCGTGGCCGGGGGCGGGTCAGCCGGACCGGGCTGGAGCATTGGCCGCGCTGCCTGCGTGACCTACGCCCGCCTGGGCGCCAGCGTCTGCGTGGCCGACCGCGATGCGGCCTCCGCTGAAGAGACCACGGCGTTGATCCATGCCGAGAGCGGCACCGCCGCCACCTTCGTGGGCGATGTGGCCGAGGCGGCGGAGGTGAAGCGCCTGTTCGCCGAGGCGCGCGAACGCTTCGGCGGCGCCATCGACGTGCTGCACCACAACGTGGGCATCGGCAAGACCGGCGGCCCGCTGGAGACCAGCGCCGAGGACTTCGACCGCATCCACGGCGTGAACGTGAACAGCCTGCTGCTGGCCTGCCAGCAGGTGCTGCCCGGCATGGTGGAGCGCGGGCGGGGTTCCATCATTGCGATCTCGTCCATCGCGGGCATGCGCTACCTGGGCTACCCGCACCTGGCGTATGGCGTCACCAAGGCGGCGGTCACCCACTTCACGCGTCTGGTGGCGCAGCAGTACGCGGGCCAGGGCGTGCGCGCCAACACCGTGGTGCCGGGGCTCATCGACACGCCGCGCATCGCGACCACGGTGGCGAAGATGTTCTCGGACGCCAGCCTCGACGAGGCCCGCGCCGCGCGCGCCCGCCAGGTGCCCATGGGCCGCATGGGCACCGCCTGGGACGTGGCGCATGCCTGCGCCTTCCTGGCCAGCGATGCGGCGGCCTATGTGACCGGCACCGAACTGGTGGTGGACGGCGGCATCACGGGCAAGTTCGTGTAG